In the Melitaea cinxia chromosome 28, ilMelCinx1.1, whole genome shotgun sequence genome, one interval contains:
- the LOC123667541 gene encoding ommochrome-binding protein-like, giving the protein MKQLVNTAIMQLYLLLTTAAIIQAGVIKEGEETTKKPCEGVMINGIYHEVEELKTDIDRPYMLAVDYSTNTVYFSYSLNTNDDVFKTASVDLNTKAFADLNGINNGFAQAVDQNNNEVYIGGSDGIYKYNKKSNSAEFFGAKDSNIWTLFVKDKVYYSIFPSQFLYVLVNGESVRYKDLEDTKVDLFIIDKNETIFFTNTTGLYSQQMGTKDTTLYKEFANEGVRGLTTDINGNPYACLADGIYKIDKSDISLKKVVEIDDAFGLAFDKDSNIVYSDATKLIRLKPNKDKTC; this is encoded by the exons ATGAAGCAACTAGTGAACACGG CCATAATGCAACTCTATCTCCTTCTAACAACAGCTGCAATTATACAAGCAGGTGTTATTAAGGAAGGCGAGGAGACAACGAAAAAGCCGTGTGAAGGTGTCATGATCAATGGCATATACCATGAAGTCGAAGAACTTAAAACCGACATAGACCGACCGTATATGCTAGCTGTAGATTACAGCACCAATACAGTGTACTTCAGCTACAGTCTAAACACAAACGACGATGTATTCAAAACGGCATCCGTCGATTTAAATACAAAAGCGTTCGCTGATCTAAATGGCATCAACAATGGCTTCGCTCAAGCAGTCGATCAAAATAACAACGAAGTTTACATCGGAGGAAGCGACggtatatacaaatacaataaaaagtcTAACTCAGCTGAATTTTTCGGTGCCAAAGATTCAAATATATGGACACTTTTCGTCAAGGATAAAGtgtattattctatttttcctTCACAATTTTTATACGTCTTAGTAAACGGTGAATCAGTGAGATACAAAGATTTGGAAGATACTAAAgttgatttgtttattattgacaaaaatgaaactattttttttaccaacacTACGGGGTTGTACAGTCAACAAATGGGAACAAAGGATACTACGTTGTATAAGGAATTTGCCAACGAGGGTGTGAGAGGTCTAACAACGGACATTAACGGTAACCCGTACGCGTGCCTTGCTGATGGAATTTACAAAATAGATAAGTCTGATATTTCCTTAAAGAAAGTTGTGGAAATTGATGACGCGTTCGGGTTGGCATTCGATAAAGATTCTAATATCGTTTACTCGGATGCCACTAAATTGATTCGGCTCAAACCTAATAAGGATAAGACCTGTTAA